The Lycium barbarum isolate Lr01 chromosome 9, ASM1917538v2, whole genome shotgun sequence genome has a segment encoding these proteins:
- the LOC132610934 gene encoding uncharacterized protein LOC132610934 — protein sequence MTTAQSLSSSSILLPLLSPAPPFHRCIARSQLSDFQFSPKLPSITFSSHNFSKRSRTSPLRGINSNDPKESGFFDENGVVEDMDTYLNYLSLEYDSVWDTKPSWCQPWTITLTGTVIISLSWLILHSAIATAVVMTIIGAWWYIFLYSYPKAYLDMIEERRKRVTNGQEDTYGARKSQ from the exons ATGACGACAGCTCAGAGTCTCTCCTCCTCCTCTATTCTACTACCACTGCTTTCCCCTGCACCGCCGTTTCACCGTTGCATCGCTCGTTCCCAACTTTCCGATTTTCAGTTCTCCCCTAAACTTCCATCAATTACATTTTCCTCTCACAATTTTTCTAAACGTTCAAGGACTAGTCCACTTCGTGGAATCAATTCAAATGACCCAAAAGAGTCGGGGTTCTTTGATGAAAACGGCGTCGTTGAGGATATGGATACCTATCTTAATTATCTTTCCCTTGAATATGATTCTGTCTGGGACACCAAGCCCTCCTg GTGTCAACCTTGGACAATAACTCTCACTGGAACAGTGATAATTAGCTTGAGCTGGCTGATTCTGCACTCGGCTATAGCCACTGCAGTGGTGATGACTATAATTGGTGCATGGTGGTACATCTTTCTTTATTCTTACCCCAAG GCATATTTAGATATGATTGAGGAGAGAAGAAAGAGGGTGACAAATGGTCAAGAAGATACATATGGAGCGAGGAAGAGCCAGTAA